The DNA segment TAGCGATGTCCTTTCATCTCTAAATAGAGAGTGCTTGAGAGAAAAGTTTTATCCCTTACACCATTATGAGCTAGTGAGTGGGAAGTAGAAGACATCGGGGAATCAAGGTGTGGTGGAGGCTGCATCAAGGAAGAGAAGGCTTCTTGGGCAGGTTTAGGACATTACAGAATGCTAGGAATTTTCCATTGGaatccaggtaaggggagtgacCATATTAATTCCATGTGAGTGTGTTTGATGATGAACGTCTACCTTTATAATGTGTTTCAgatctattttttaatacttcATGTGTATGGTGATGTTCTTATATGTTATACCATGTTCGTTTGTTCTCCTGGTCTCATTCCTTTCCACCTAGGGTTGATGATCAATCGCatgtattcttttttctttttatttattttctcgtttttatttcttttttcttgtaagGGATGGTGAAAACTGGAAACGAATTAACCCAATTTCTggcaaattttttttcttttactttatcgAAACAAGAGTGTGACCGAAattcttgattttgaaattagaACCTGCAACTCCGTTCTTGGTGCCACTTGATGGATGCATAAATCTTGCTACTGTTGATTACtgttagtttcttttttctgcATCACATTATACTTATTTAAGAGTGGTTTATCTTCTTAAATTGGTCTCTTATCCTCCCCAATATATAGTTAGTACTTACATAAGTTAGATGGGTCTATATGTAGTATAATGTTTCTGCAATAATATGTAACTtatctttcatcttttttaatattttacttagtACAAGTTAGATCGGTTTATACTGTAGCATATTATTTCAGCAAAATATGACACTTCATTTTCAGGCCGACTTAGGTGTAAAGACAAGGACTCAACTTATGGCTGAgaagtttgtttttaaaatccttttgaTGACTGTCATTGCTGCCAATATTGAGAGATATCTCACAGATCCCACAGGAGgtgatttaatttattcttaaacgACATTGAATAAATAGAGTTTTGGTCATTCACCATCTAGgactactattttttttttttaatttttgcagaAGCTCAAACTTGAAATGTCTGCCTAGAACTTAATTACagaggaaattaaaattatgtttcagTATCAAAGATCaaagttttgtaatttgtttcATTGTTCCTTGGAGTTGGTTTTTTCCAACATGCTTTTGgaattatttttcagttttcatGCATAATTTTTAATACCCATTTCGATTTCTTGCATACTTTAAGTATCTTTTACCAATTCAATACCATTAGATTCATTCCATATTTGCATATAGTCTGTTTGCATCAGATTTCACTCAATGAAGTGCATAAAAAATCTGATATCATAGTTAAATCCATAATGCTGTCATTGATAGATTTAGAAGTGATTCATGATTTTGTGCATAGCATCCATGTTTGGCATACAATCTTCATATATTCTAGCATTGTTTGGTACTCGTTCAATTTGATCATTCCATCTGCAGTTTATCTCCATTCATagtattctttttcttgttttgtttttttatttttcattctgcATACGACAGCATTGTGGATAGAATTTAGGTTGAATCTTCATATCTGCATCAGGTTTTGTAAAACTGTAAAAATTCAGGCTTCAGCGGTAGGTATTTGGCCATGCatacattcattatttttacttgtaTTATTCATTCATAAATATCACTTTAAACTTGTTCCCATCACTGAATGTATATTTTCTACATTAGCCTGTGATTAGACTGTCTACATAGGTTCTAGAGGTTCAATCATTTAGGGTCTCAATATTGAGATCTTGCAAGCTAACAGTGATTGGATTTGCCTGATTTCAGCAATTATTATGAGCTCTTAGAGCATTTAAGTTGCTTAAGTCAGTTTTGAGTAGGTATGGCTCACATCACACTTTAATAGAGATTCTTTTTTCTCTAGCGTGTTTACAAGTTTCTGAAACTCTACCCAATTAAGCTGTCCCAACTCATGGGCTCTCTATTGCTAAAACTAGTTAAGTGCAGCTGCGAGTTGTTGTAGTTACTTTCAGTACGTGTCACAGTGATTAAAAAACTAGAAATCATCCCATTATCCCCATGGGTCTGCGCTCTGATCTAGAATCCATTATTGATTACTGAGTTATTCTTTATGCATTCTagtgtataatttttaaatgtcatccattaattaatagttttcaTAATATACTGCAGATGAATGAAAAAACTTTCTTGCTAGAATTGGCCGTGATGAAAATTCCCTTGAGAGTGAACTTTATGATAATCCTAGTGATATTCTTGAATTGCGATTTTGGGCTTCATATAGGGGGCAAACATTGGCCACAACGTGTTTTACTAATCAACTTGATTTTTCCtttgtgttttattgttttactaGTCCAAACATGATTATTTGGGATGAAagattgtattatatataaattattttaaatattggaTCAATTACTATCTTGTGAAttataataagttaatttttgtgATTTGGATGATTAGAAGTGTAAGTAAGTTGTTGTAATGCTAACTTCAGTTTTTCAGATGGTTGAATTATGGTTCTTTTTGAATTTGGGTATTTCAACGCGTTTCATGGTTGTAAGACCTGTTGTAGTGGTTAGTTGCTGTAAGTAACCAAAGTTAGTGGTTTACTGATTTTACACTAGTACTTTTCGGTCAAACGGTGTTGACTACAATCTGTGTATTTGATGTAAGGTTTGCGACCAACTGCGTTCATTACCATTGGTTCCAATTCAAGAGAGTAATACTGTGATAAAATTCTGCAGTTTTAATAATTGttgaaagttattttctttagtaCTCTAGTTGTTGCNATAAATTAATTAGAAGTGCTATGAACCTGATTTAATTGTATTTAGTGGTGCTGGAAATTTAGAGTATTGTGTTGAGTTTGAAACATCTGAAACTTATTATGTCCACTTAATTATGATAAAGATTACTGAATTAAGTAATTTTGTATTCTGATTGTTCTGGTGcttgataaaatataataggATATTAGTTTGGAATGTATCGGGTGATATTGATGAATGAATGACTGCAACTAGACTTTGGCCTTGTTAATTTGTTGCCATcttatgtaaagaaaaaaaatctgatGTTAATGAGTAACCTGGATTTTAGAATGACTCTAATggtatatgaaatatttatatataatgcaGTTTTTGGATCtgtttattgatatttatggttgtttggaatgaaaatatattatggaaaaacatactctaaattgttttattgaaaatctACCTTTTGATAGAATCCTATGAAGTTTAGTAATCCCTGTAATCACCATGGTAGCATTGATTATTCTCTGGTTACGTAGATATATGTATGTGATGGATGtatataaagttaataaaattgtaaaacttGTTATTCTTATCCGGTTATTTTCTGGGTTGTCTCCTGGAATGAACCTTAGGTAGGTGTGGAGTTgataaatattatgttaaaagcTGTTAAAGATCAGTGATGATCGAAGTGTATCATTTGCATAATGAATGTGGTCTGGCTTGTGAGGTTTCTAGTGCAAGTTATGTTACGTTATATAAAGTGTTAGGATGATTGGAAATGTTTAGAGAATTTGTTACATTATTGTCATGAGTGATAACTAGAAATGACTGGGAATGGTTGCAGGAAGACACTCTAGAAACGTTATCATGTCTGAAAATGTGTTTCTAAATGGAAAAAAGAGGAGATTGGACTATGGTGCTGCTGTAAGTATGCCTATAAATggcaaaagaaaaattcattcttttatatttcactGCTAATTAATGAGATATGTTTACACACGAAACATGCTTATGTGACCCAAGAAGAGGCAATGCTGGGAACTCTGACAGTGAGAGAGACAATATATTACTCAACAAATCTAAGGCTTCCAGGGCATTAGGAGAGAAGAGGTGAATTAGATTACACACACTAATTCTCACTAACAACAAAATTGTAAACTTGGTAGAAACTGACCCTTTATCAGGAAGAAAGCAAATTATAGGCTTTATGATATTAACAAACTGAAATCCCTCCGAGTTTTAGATTtcaagaaagtaaaaaataaggtAATGTATTTTTTACACTACccatactatttttatttttatcggGCTTGTTATTTGAAATACCAAAGATAGGATGTTCTAGTAATGTCTGCAAGGTTTTAGATAATTTTTCCACAACCCATACTAATTTTTATCGGGCTTGTATTTGAAACAGTAAAAGTCCTAAGCAAATAGACACACTCTAATAAATGCTAATCTTGGTTACCCGTGGTTTGACGTGTTGTTGGTTTATGTAGCTGCCATTGTGAATTCTCAGACTCTTGAGGAGGTTGCTAGACTTGAAAAGGTGCTTACTTTTCCAAATTAGATAGTCGATTATTGGATGTTAGTTTTTTGTTTGGGTCAAACTCTTGCCTAAATTATattgatgttaattttaatgtatatcaATGTAATActtattaatttcaataatgGTGTAAACTAAAGAATGGTTTTAACTGTTGTAAACTAATTTTTccttgtttaattatttaatctatTATGTAAAGGACTATAATGATGTTGTACATCTAATCCTTGTTCATGATTGCAGGCATTGAAGTCTAGCCAGCTTTCTGCAGATATAGAAGGCTTGAATGATAATATAGTGTTGGATAACGTTACTGAAAAACCTGAAGATATGATTCATGATGATAGAGGTCCAGCTGATGTTGAATCCAATGGTACACAAGAGCAGACAAATACTGATTCTACTTCAATGGAACAGGTAAATGTTCACTTTGACGTGTTTGtgacttttattatatatatttgttactGTTGACTCATCATTATTCCTTCATGATTCATTCCCTGATTAAGTCTGCTTTTCTTGCTATGTTTTTTTGTCtagattttcattttggttgttGTTTTAACTTTACATGATATGTTTGCATTGTATCATGTCCTTACTTGAGGTTATACATTTGGTCTTCTGTTCTAATGTGTTACTAACTCCACCATTAGTTGCATGATTAGTCATAGTCATGATGGCTTCACTTACTTTATGTTTAcatatttatgatttaattgtcttttttctcttcataaTTAGAAAAATGCTTAATATGGTGTATTGACCAATCTCTTAACCACTCCTGTTGACAAAAGGCGAGGATGTCAAGGCTGTTCAAGGAACCTGGAACACACAGAATCAACAACAACTAAATGGGGAGTCTTGGATGCTGCAGCAAGGTGCTTGGAGAGTGCAGAACCAGCTGCTAGCCTTCAAAGCAGCCATGGATACACTGCTGAAGAGAGTGGCTAAGCacaatagactaaaaccaataAGCCaattctcttcctttttctccaattATAGTTATAGGTTTTTTCTGATAGTTAGAGTAGTCCTAGTAAGTATAGTAAATAGTAGAGTACAACATAtgatgttttatataaaaataaaaagaatcaattttgATCTATAGCCAATTTGaacaagttttctttttctttttagctcTGTAGTTTTAGCTTTAGGTCTTGCTTCTGTTAACAATGCATACCTAGGCAGAGCATGGAGAAAAACAGATAagctcattcttttcatttccttttagTTGTAGTTATAGATTTTTATTAGTAATGTACATAACTTtaactagcatagtaaatagtaGGATAGATAATatgcttttttaataaaaataaacagaatTAATTTTGATCTATGGCCAATTTAatctgatttttctttattttatcttgtctCTATTTATTTATGCATCTACTAATTGTATGAAATTATCCCTGGTGATCAATGATTGTATTGGTTTTGCGTGGCCATTGCTTCTCAACAAGCTGATCCAGTTTCTTCAACAAGGTGTTACAACCAGTTATAGTTTAAGTTTCTCCACTGTGATTATTAAAGTTTTGACCTGTACTGGATGCTttatttattctcttatttGACAAACTTTTTCATTACTTTATTCCCTTTAGGAACGATACTTTTATTTTGCATTCTTTGATACACAACTTTATATGTCAgttgaaaagatttaaaaaatgtgccaggcaaatatattataacatgaACATGGTTATGGTGATGGTAATGCCATtcctaattttttcttaaataatttccttctataaatttttcatctattaaaagaattacgtctgcataaattataataatatctaaattataattatattgattgTCTAATATTTGCTAACAGAATATGTTGCATATCTTAATAAAAATCAAGTTCACCAAGCTCATGATCTGCTTTATTCTctattttttgaacaatttaatGTGTTTGGACTGATTAAATGATGAATACACCATGatttttggaagaaaataaaatcatggtGAGTTCAATCCATTACAAGTGTTGTACTAATACGAGTAATAGGACACATTAAAATCTGAATTTGTCGGCAGAGTTCAAAAACTGATTCTGCACGTGTCATTTTTCTTTCCTGATTGATTCCATGTGTGTAGTGTTTCTTTGTAAGGTGACTTCAATTTATCGACGACAGAATTTAGTATGGAGTATTCTTTGCTTTGGTTTTTCAGATTTAATTCTTTGTTTCCGTTTTCATAGTAAAGTATATACATTTGGCTTAGGTTTTGTTTTGAGTATAAACAGAT comes from the Vigna radiata var. radiata cultivar VC1973A unplaced genomic scaffold, Vradiata_ver6 scaffold_506, whole genome shotgun sequence genome and includes:
- the LOC106778645 gene encoding uncharacterized protein LOC106778645 isoform X1, with product MTLHFQADLGVKTRTQLMAEKFVFKILLMTVIAANIERYLTDPTGAAIVNSQTLEEVARLEKALKSSQLSADIEGLNDNIVLDNVTEKPEDMIHDDRGPADVESNGTQEQTNTDSTSMEQARMSRLFKEPGTHRINNN
- the LOC106778645 gene encoding uncharacterized protein LOC106778645 isoform X2; its protein translation is MAEKFVFKILLMTVIAANIERYLTDPTGAAIVNSQTLEEVARLEKALKSSQLSADIEGLNDNIVLDNVTEKPEDMIHDDRGPADVESNGTQEQTNTDSTSMEQARMSRLFKEPGTHRINNN